From one Triticum urartu cultivar G1812 chromosome 3, Tu2.1, whole genome shotgun sequence genomic stretch:
- the LOC125542397 gene encoding putative disease resistance protein RGA4: protein MAAILETLLKSSVNKLQDVITDEAILILGVEEELTKLLRRVELIQCCIYDAEKRRTKEQAVNNWLGQLRDVIYDVDEILDVARCKGSKLLADHPSPSSGKSVACKGLSVSSCFCNIVPRRDVAVRVRSLNKNIENIANDKIFSTFNSSIQPTRNGPTSKLIRSSNLVEPNIVGKEIIHSTRKLVDLVLGHKEYKSYKLGIVGTGGVGKTTLAQKIYNDQKIKGSFEMHAWICVSQDYNEITSLKELLRNIGVHHEHGETITELQRKLAETIEGKSFFLILDDVWHSNVWTDLLRPAFHGTTAGVILLTTRDDQITRRIGVEHTHRVDLMSIEVGWELLWKSMNIEEEKEVQNLRNIGIEIVRKCGHLPLAIKVTASALASRDLTENEWRKYLSKYVGSESILLDEIEEALYLSYDELPHRLNQCFLYCAFYTEDSIIRRDEVIWLWIAEGFIEEQQDQLLEDIAEEYYYELIHRNLLQPDILSFDQSQCKMHDLLRQLAYNISRGECFTGDIESLRCENMSKLRRVTAIIQKDMLVLPRVDKLEVKVRTFLTVMGPWRIEDTLFKRFLLLRVLVLKYSLVQSIPGCIGKLIHLRLLNLDYTGISCLPESIGSLRNLQVLSLRWCYALHNLPSAMTMLTSLRFLNFLGTKINQVPRGIGKLKLLTYLGDYPVGDGSDNDVIQDGWKLEELSSLSQMRYLSLVKLERMAHCNTDVVLTDKKHLKTLTLGWTGHGEGSYSEEDASNAEKVFEHLIPPPNLEDIRIITFFGQQYPTWFGTTCLSSLIYLTLVDVRSCVELPPIGQLPNLKYLKISGAYAVTKVGPEFVGCKKGDLVCNELVAFPKLERLIFTDMPNWEEWSFFEEEVASADVRGEDGAAEIQKEDAQSARLQLLPRLVGLQLDNCPQLRALPRQLGEDTVCLKEILLMGINNLKAVENLPVLSELVIRRCEGLERVCNLPQVTYLRVHGCPNLSRVEGFGSLQQLWLDEDMQEVSSRWVHGLQEQHRRLNGEDLDVYTWSST from the coding sequence ATGGCGGCCATACTTGAAACTTTGCTTAAATCAAGTGTCAATAAGTTGCAAGATGTAATTACAGATGAGGCCATACTAATCCTAGGGGTGGAAGAAGAGCTCACAAAACTGCTGCGGCGAGTGGAACTAATTCAGTGTTGTATATACGATGCTGAGAAAAGGAGGACAAAAGAGCAAGCAGTAAACAATTGGCTTGGTCAACTGAGAGATGTTATATATGATGTTGATGAAATCTTGGATGTGGCTAGATGTAAAGGAAGCAAGCTACTTGCTGACCACCCTTCACCATCATCAGGCAAATCAGTTGCATGCAAAGGCCTTTCAGTTTCCTCTTGTTTTTGCAACATAGTGCCACGCCGTGATGTTGCTGTTCGGGTTAGAAGCCTCAACAAAAATATAGAGAACATTGCAAATGACAAGATATTTTCAACTTTCAACAGTAGTATACAACCTACTCGAAATGGTCCAACATCCAAACTCATAAGAAGTTCCAACCTTGTTGAGCCCAACATTGTGGGGAAGGAGATTATACATTCTACAAGGAAGTTGGTGGACTTAGTGCTTGGACACAAGGAATACAAATCTTACAAGCTTGGTATCGTTGGAACTGGAGGAGTTGGTAAGACAACACTAGCTCAGAAAATATACAATGACCAAAAAATAAAAGGAAGCTTCGAGATGCATGCATGGATTTGTGTTTCGCAAGACTACAATGAAATAACTTCTCTTAAAGAGCTTCTCCGAAATATTGGTGTGCATCATGAGCATGGTGAGACCATAACAGAGCTGCAGAGGAAGCTCGCAGAAACAATTGAAGGAAAGAGTTTCTTTCTCATTCTTGATGATGTGTGGCATTCCAATGTATGGACAGATTTACTAAGGCCTGCATTTCATGGAACAACTGCGGGAGTAATATTGCTAACCACACGAGATGATCAAATTACAAGGAGAATAGGTGTAGAGCATACCCATCGAGTTGATCTCATGTCAATAGAGGTGGGATGGGAGCTACTTTGGAAGAGCATGAACATTGAGGAAGAGAAAGAAGTGCAGAATTTAAGAAACATAGGGATTGAGATTGTTCGTAAATGTGGTCACCTCCCTCTTGCAATAAAGGTTACCGCTAGTGCTTTGGCAAGTAGAGATCTGACGGAGAATGAGTGGAGAAAGTATTTGAGCAAATATGTTGGTTCTGAGAGCATCCTCTTGGATGAAATAGAAGAGGCTTTGTATCTTAGCTATGATGAGTTACCGCATCGTCTCAATCAGTGTTTCCTTTATTGTGCTTTCTATACTGAAGATTCTATTATTCGGCGTGATGAAGTTATCTGGTTATGGATTGCTGAAGGCTTCATTGAGGAGCAGCAAGACCAACTACTAGAAGATATAGCAGAAGAGTACTACTACGAGCTAATCCATCGGAATCTCCTCCAGCCAGATATTCTAAGTTTTGACCAGTCTCAATGCAAAATGCATGACCTCTTAAGACAGCTTGCTTATAATATATCAAGAGGAGAATGTTTTACTGGAGATATTGAATCATTAAGGTGTGAAAATATGTCAAAACTGCGACGTGTCACTGCTATTATTCAGAAGGATATGTTAGTTTTACCTAGAGTGGATAAGCTGGAGGTTAAGGTGAGGACTTTCCTAACTGTTATGGGTCCATGGAGAATTGAGGATACATTGTTCAAGAGATTTCTTCTTCTTCGTGTTTTGGTACTGAAATACTCACTTGTACAAAGTATCCCAGGCTGTATAGGAAAATTGATACATCTACGCCTACTTAATCTGGATTATACTGGCATATCTTGTCTTCCGGAATCTATTGGTTCCCTAAGGAACCTTCAAGTACTGAGCTTGAGGTGGTGTTATGCGCTGCACAATCTTCCTTCAGCGATGACCATGTTGACCAGCTTAAGATTTCTTAATTTTCTTGGCACAAAAATAAACCAGGTTCCACGAGGGATAGGGAAACTGAAGCTCCTCACTTATTTAGGAGATTATCCAGTTGGTGATGGAAGTGATAATGATGTTATACAAGATGGATGGAAGTTGGAAGAGTTGTCTTCTTTGTCGCAGATGAGGTATCTTAGTCTTGTTAAATTGGAAAGAATGGCTCATTGCAATACAGATGTAGTGCTGACGGACAAAAAACATCTGAAAACACTAACACTAGGGTGGACTGGACATGGAGAGGGATCATATTCAGAAGAAGATGCCAGCAATGCTGAGAAGGTCTTTGAGCATCTAATACCTCCACCTAACCTGGAAGACATACGTATTATTACATTCTTTGGTCAGCAGTATCCCACCTGGTTTGGTACCACCTGTTTGTCTTCCTTAATATACTTGACACTCGTAGATGTACGATCATGTGTGGAACTTCCACCGATCGGGCAGCTACCCAACTTGAAATATCTGAAAATAAGCGGAGCATATGCAGTTACCAAGGTTGGACCAGAATTTGTTGGCTGCAAAAAGGGTGATCTTGTATGTAATGAGTTGGTTGCTTTCCCTAAACTTGAACGGCTGATCTTCACGGATATGCCCAACTGGGAGGAGTGGTCTTTTTTTGAGGAAGAAGTTGCTTCTGCTGATGTAAGAGGAGAGGATGGAGCTGCTGAGATTCAGAAAGAGGATGCCCAATCTGCAAGGTTGCAACTGCTGCCCCGTTTGGTGGGGTTACAACTTGACAATTGCCCACAGCTGAGGGCTCTGCCACGACAGCTTGGAGAGGACACTGTCTGCTTGAAGGAGATCCTTTTAATGGGAATAAACAACTTGAAGGCCGTGGAGAACCTCCCAGTGCTCTCTGAGCTCGTTATTAGGAGATGTGAAGGCCTCGAGAGAGTCTGCAACCTCCCTCAAGTGACATACCTGCGTGTACATGGTTGTCCAAACTTAAGCCGTGTAGAGGGGTTCGGCAGTTTGCAACAGCTGTGGCTGGACGAGGATATGCAAGAGGTCTCTTCCCGCTGGGTGCATGGGCTTCAAGAGCAGCACCGGCGACTTAATGGTGAAGACCTGGATGTCTACACGTGGTCTAGTACTTAG
- the LOC125547667 gene encoding putative disease resistance protein RGA4: protein MATILEALVRSCASKLQDVITNEAILILGVEEELAELLRRVELIQCCIYDAEKRRAKELAVSNWLGQLRDVIYDVDEILDVARCKGSKLLPDHPSWSSNKSAASNGHSVFSCFCNIGPRRDVGVQIRSLNKKIENILKDSIFLTFDSGTQSTGSDSTSKLIRSSNLIEPNLVGKEIIHSSRKLVDLVLANKEKKSHKLAIVGTGGVGKTTLAQKIYNDQKIKGSFKIHAWICVSQDYNEVALLKEVLRNIGVYHEQGETIGELQRKLAETIKGKSFFLVLDDVWQSNIWTDLLRTPLHATTAGAILVTTRDVQIAMTIGVQHIHRVDLMSVDVGWELLWKTMDIDEEKEVQNLRNIGIEIVRKCGCLPLAIKVTASVLASRDRTENEWKKILSKYACSESMLSNGMEGALYLSYNELSYRLKQCFLYCALYIEDYAILRRVITRLWIAEGFVEEQQDQLLEDTAEEYYYELIHRNLLQPDNKSFDQAECKMHDLLRQFALNISKEECFIGDIETLRGVNMSKLRRVTVVSKKDKLVLPRMNKVEAKVRTFFTVLGPRSIEDTLFKRFLLLRVLVLNYSLVQSIPHHIGKLIHLRLLDFDYTGISCLPESIGSLKNLQILSLNYCDVLHSLPSAMSQLYSLRCLSLLDTKINQVPKGIGKLKFLTDVRGFPVGEGSNNADVQDGWKLEELSSASLLRYLTLVNLERAACCSTNTMLMDKKHLKALVLEWTSYSEDIGKTEKVFEQLIPPANLETLYIIGFFGRRYPSWFGSTCLSSLVHAILRNLRCVSLPPIGQLPNLKYLRIEEAYAVTKVGPEFVGCTTAHSICSQLVAFPKLEWLIIRDMPNWEEWSFFKEKIEAALNERGEDGTAEIQKEDAPSARVQLLPRLVKLKLDGCPKLRALPLQLGVDTAGLKHLELIETNNLKAVDDLPLLSELLIINKCEGLERLSNLPQVSELRVNGSPNLSHVDGLDSLRQLWLGEDMEEISPSWVLGLQKQHQRLHDEDLDVYTMFSS from the coding sequence ATGGCGACCATACTAGAAGCTCTGGTTCGATCATGTGCCAGTAAGTTGCAAGATGTCATTACCAACGAGGCCATACTAATCTTAGGGGTGGAAGAAGAGCTTGCAGAACTGCTGCGACGAGTTGAACTAATTCAGTGTTGTATATATGACGCTGAGAAAAGGAGGGCAAAAGAGCTAGCAGTAAGCAATTGGCTTGGCCAACTGAGAGATGTTATATATGATGTTGATGAAATCCTGGACGTGGCTAGATGCAAAGGAAGCAAGCTACTGCCTGACCATCCTTCATGGTCATCAAATAAATCAGCTGCATCTAATGGCCATTCAGTTTTCTCTTGCTTTTGTAACATCGGTCCACGTCGTGATGTTGGTGTTCAGATTAGAAGCCTCAACAAGAAGATAGAGAACATTTTGAAGGACAGCATATTCTTAACATTCGACAGTGGTACACAATCTACTGGAAGTGATTCAACATCTAAACTGATAAGAAGCTCCAACCTTATTGAGCCCAACCTTGTGGGAAAGGAAATCATACATTCTAGCAGGAAGTTGGTGGACTTGGTGCTTGCAAACAAGGAAAAAAAATCTCACAAACTCGCTATTGTTGGAACCGGAGGAGTCGGTAAGACAACACTAGCTCAGAAAATATACAATGACCAAAAAATAAAAGGAAGCTTCAAGATACACGCATGGATTTGTGTTTCACAAGACTACAACGAAGTTGCTCTTCTGAAAGAAGTTCTCCGCAATATTGGTGTCTATCATGAACAAGGTGAAACCATTGGAGAACTGCAGAGAAAGCTTGCAGAAACAATTAAAGGCAAGAGTTTCTTTCTCGTTCTAGATGATGTGTGGCAGTCCAATATATGGACGGATTTACTAAGAACTCCATTACATGCAACAACTGCTGGAGCAATATTGGTAACAACACGAGATGTCCAAATTGCAATGACAATAGGTGTGCAACATATCCATCGAGTTGATCTTATGTCAGTAGATGTGGGATGGGAGCTACTTTGGAAGACCATGGATATTGACGAAGAGAAAGAAGTGCAGAATCTAAGAAACATAGGGATTGAGATTGTCCGTAAATGTGGTTGCCTCCCTCTTGCAATCAAGGTTACTGCTAGTGTTTTGGCAAGCAGAGATCGAACAGAAAATGAGTGGAAAAAGATTTTGAGCAAATATGCTTGCTCCGAGAGCATGCTTTCTAATGGAATGGAGGGAGCTTTATATCTAAGCTACAATGAGTTATCGTATCGTTTGAAGCAGTGCTTCCTTTATTGTGCATTGTATATTGAAGATTATGCCATTCTCCGTCGTGTAATTACCAGGTTATGGATTGCCGAAGGCTTTGTTGAGGAGCAACAAGACCAACTACTAGAAGACACAGCAGAAGAGTACTACTATGAGCTAATCCATCGAAATCTCCTCCAACCTGATAACAAATCTTTTGACCAGGCTGAATGCAAAATGCATGACCTCTTAAGACAGTTTGCTTTAAACATATCAAAAGAAGAATGTTTTATTGGAGATATTGAAACATTAAGGGGTGTGAATATGTCAAAACTACGACGAGTTACTGTTGTGAGTAAGAAAGATAAATTAGTGTTACCTAGAATGAACAAGGTGGAAGCTAAGGTGAGGACGTTCTTTACTGTTCTTGGTCCCCGGAGCATTGAGGATACATTGTTCAAGAGGTTTCTGCTTCTTCGTGTTTTGGTACTAAATTACTCACTTGTACAGAGCATTCCACATCATATAGGAAAACTGATACATCTAAGGCTACTTGATTTTGATTATACTGGCATATCCTGTCTTCCGGAATCTATCGGCTCCCTGAAGAACCTTCAAATTTTGAGCTTGAATTATTGTGATGTTCTGCACAGTCTTCCTTCAGCGATGTCGCAGTTGTATAGTTTAAGATGTCTCAGTCTTCTTGATACAAAAATAAATCAGGTTCCAAAAGGGATAGGAAAATTGAAGTTCCTCACTGATGTGCGGGGATTTCCAGTTGGAGAAGGAAGTAATAATGCTGATGTACAAGATGGATGGAAGTTGGAAGAGTTGTCATCCGCGTCGCTGCTGAGGTATCTTACATTGGTTAACTTGGAAAGAGCAGCTTGTTGTAGTACAAATACAATGTTGATGGATAAAAAGCATCTAAAAGCACTAGTACTAGAGTGGACATCATATTCAGAAGATATTGGAAAAACTGAGAAGGTGTTTGAGCAGCTAATACCTCCAGCCAACTTGGAAACCCTATATATTATTGGGTTCTTTGGTCGGCGCTATCCCAGCTGGTTTGGTAGCACCTGTTTGTCTTCACTGGTACACGCAATCCTCAGAAATCTACGATGTGTGAGTCTTCCACCGATTGGCCAGCTACCCAACTTGAAATATCTGAGGATTGAGGAAGCATATGCAGTTACCAAGGTTGGACCTGAATTCGTTGGTTGCACGACGGCCCACTCCATATGTAGTCAGTTGGTTGCTTTCCCTAAACTTGAATGGTTAATCATCAGGGATATGCCCAACTGGGAGGAGTGGTCCTTTTTTAAAGAAAAAATAGAAGCTGCTCTTAATGAAAGGGGAGAGGATGGAACTGCTGAGATTCAGAAAGAGGATGCCCCATCTGCAAGGGTGCAACTGCTGCCTCGTTTGGTGAAGTTGAAACTTGATGGTTGCCCAAAGTTGAGGGCTCTTCCGCTACAGCTTGGAGTGGACACTGCCGGATTAAAGCACCTCGAACTAATTGAAACAAACAACTTGAAGGCTGTGGATGACCTCCCACTGCTCTCTGAGCTCCTTATTATTAATAAATGTGAAGGCCTGGAGAGACTCTCTAATCTCCCTCAAGTGTCAGAGCTTCGTGTAAATGGTTCTCCAAACTTAAGCCATGTGGATGGGTTAGACAGTTTGCGGCAGTTGTGGCTGGGTGAGGATATGGAAGAGATCTCCCCTAGTTGGGTGCTTGGGCTTCAAAAGCAACACCAGCGGCTTCATGACGAAGACCTGGATGTTTACACGATGTTTAGCAGCTAG